A single genomic interval of Bacillus sp. es.036 harbors:
- the rfbD gene encoding dTDP-4-dehydrorhamnose reductase yields MHEVILVTGSSGQLGYDLVRLLKKEEVQVIPCSHETLDITNSEDVKEYFEQVIPTVVIHCAAYTNVDLSESDIDYTYKVNAIGTRNVTVAAESVGAKIVYLSTDYVFDGESDVPYNEFMPTSPLGIYGQSKLAGENFITSLATKYFIVRTSWIFGSNGNNFVQTMLKLSKEKDTLNVVNDQRGCPTYSIDLANCILNLIKTDYYGIYHVSNSGSCTWFEFAVAIFEEARVEIRVNPVSTEEFPRLATRPSYSVLDHMALRLNGMPEMRHWREALRSYLKASKSLEEKV; encoded by the coding sequence ATGCATGAAGTAATTCTTGTCACAGGCAGTAGCGGACAATTAGGCTATGACTTAGTAAGATTACTTAAAAAAGAGGAAGTACAAGTTATCCCATGTAGTCATGAAACGTTAGATATTACAAATTCAGAGGATGTTAAGGAATATTTTGAACAAGTTATTCCAACAGTTGTCATTCATTGCGCAGCATATACAAATGTTGATTTATCTGAATCCGACATAGATTATACCTACAAAGTAAATGCGATTGGGACACGTAATGTTACAGTAGCTGCCGAATCTGTTGGGGCAAAAATAGTATATTTGAGCACAGATTATGTATTTGATGGAGAAAGCGATGTTCCCTACAATGAATTTATGCCGACATCACCTCTTGGTATTTATGGCCAGTCCAAATTAGCTGGTGAGAATTTCATTACTAGTTTAGCAACGAAATATTTCATTGTTAGAACTTCTTGGATCTTTGGTTCAAATGGAAATAACTTTGTTCAAACGATGTTGAAACTATCAAAGGAAAAAGATACTCTGAATGTTGTCAATGATCAAAGGGGATGTCCAACATACTCGATTGATTTAGCTAACTGTATCTTAAATTTGATTAAAACAGACTACTATGGCATTTACCACGTATCCAACTCAGGCTCCTGCACATGGTTTGAATTCGCAGTTGCTATTTTTGAGGAAGCTAGAGTAGAAATTCGAGTGAACCCGGTTAGTACAGAAGAGTTTCCTAGATTGGCCACGAGACCTTCCTATTCAGTATTAGATCATATGGCTCTTCGTCTAAATGGAATGCCCGAGATGAGGCATTGGCGTGAGGCGCTAAGAAGTTACTTGAAAGCAAGTAAATCTTTAGAGGAGAAAGTTTGA
- the rfbB gene encoding dTDP-glucose 4,6-dehydratase, with product MNLLVTGGAGFIGSNFVHYILAQYPEYKVINYDLLTYAGNLENLRDLEDNMNYTFINGDITNHLLVNEIVKKHEINIIVNFAAESHVDRSITNPDVFIRSNVLGTQVLLDVAKENKIDKYVQVSTDEVYGSLGAIGAFTEATPLSPNSPYSASKASADLLVQSYYKTFDMNINITRCSNNYGPYHFPEKLIPLTITNALEGKELPIYGDGKNVRDWLHVKDHCSAIDLVIHSGRAGEVYNVGGHNERTNNEIVHLIVEKLGVSKGLIKYVQDRPGHDHRYAIDPTKLTSELGWKPYYTFETGIKETVQWYIDNQQWWKNIKSGDYQFYYANQYGDKINA from the coding sequence TTGAATTTATTAGTAACAGGTGGAGCTGGATTTATCGGGAGTAACTTTGTGCATTATATTCTTGCTCAATATCCCGAATATAAAGTAATCAATTATGATTTATTAACTTATGCAGGTAATTTGGAGAATTTAAGAGATCTTGAAGACAACATGAATTATACGTTTATAAACGGAGATATTACAAATCATTTGTTGGTTAATGAGATAGTCAAAAAACATGAAATAAATATTATCGTGAACTTTGCAGCCGAATCTCATGTCGATCGAAGTATTACAAACCCCGATGTTTTCATCAGGAGTAACGTACTTGGAACACAGGTATTGTTAGATGTAGCGAAAGAAAATAAAATTGATAAATATGTACAAGTTTCTACTGATGAAGTATATGGGTCGCTCGGTGCCATTGGAGCCTTTACTGAAGCTACTCCATTGAGTCCAAATAGCCCATATTCTGCGAGCAAAGCAAGTGCAGATTTATTGGTTCAGTCTTATTATAAGACATTTGATATGAATATAAATATCACCCGATGCTCAAATAACTATGGACCGTATCATTTTCCAGAAAAGCTTATCCCCCTAACAATTACAAATGCATTAGAAGGAAAAGAACTTCCTATCTATGGAGACGGCAAAAACGTTCGAGACTGGTTACATGTTAAGGATCATTGTTCTGCAATTGATTTAGTTATTCATAGTGGACGAGCGGGAGAAGTTTACAACGTTGGAGGTCATAACGAAAGAACAAATAACGAGATTGTTCATTTAATAGTTGAAAAGTTAGGGGTGTCTAAAGGACTGATTAAATATGTGCAGGATCGCCCTGGGCATGACCATCGTTATGCGATTGATCCCACAAAGTTAACAAGTGAACTTGGCTGGAAACCTTATTATACTTTTGAAACAGGTATTAAAGAAACAGTTCAGTGGTATATAGATAATCAGCAATGGTGGAAAAATATTAAATCTGGTGATTATCAATTTTATTATGCTAACCAGTATGGAGATAAAATAAATGCATGA
- a CDS encoding exonuclease domain-containing protein: MKMNQMVQYLKQLTGKVNTSMYASIQDQSNPHHISMLRQMQKEIKMKNTLEVPLNRLRVVVFDLETTGFYPNKGDAILSIGAVKVTGETIEQETFYSLVQSNTAPSEEVTELTGIKVEDLEDAPPLSEVLAQFYKFIKGHTLVAHHAKHEQAFMQHATWSLMRANFDHRIVDTSFLIRIADPELKGFQLEECCTNCGVEVKDRHHALGDAKMTAELWCHYLKKIQEMGFSNLREVYERLARLG, from the coding sequence ATGAAGATGAATCAAATGGTTCAATATTTAAAGCAGCTTACTGGAAAGGTCAATACGAGCATGTACGCCTCGATTCAAGACCAATCCAACCCTCACCATATTTCCATGCTGAGACAGATGCAGAAAGAAATTAAAATGAAGAACACATTGGAAGTGCCTTTAAATCGATTACGAGTGGTCGTGTTTGATTTGGAAACAACCGGTTTTTATCCGAATAAAGGAGATGCGATTCTATCGATTGGAGCAGTAAAAGTTACTGGTGAAACAATTGAACAGGAAACATTCTACTCCCTGGTTCAGTCTAACACAGCCCCTTCTGAAGAGGTGACAGAATTGACGGGAATTAAAGTGGAGGATTTGGAAGACGCTCCCCCCCTCTCAGAAGTGCTGGCTCAATTTTATAAATTTATAAAAGGGCACACGTTAGTGGCGCATCACGCAAAACATGAACAGGCCTTTATGCAGCATGCCACCTGGAGTTTAATGCGTGCTAATTTCGATCATCGCATTGTGGACACTTCTTTTCTTATCAGAATTGCTGATCCAGAATTAAAAGGGTTTCAATTAGAGGAGTGCTGTACGAATTGTGGTGTTGAGGTAAAAGATCGCCATCATGCCCTCGGAGACGCAAAGATGACAGCTGAGCTGTGGTGTCATTATTTGAAGAAAATCCAGGAGATGGGGTTTTCGAATTTGCGTGAGGTTTATGAGCGGTTGGCGCGGTTGGGGTAG
- a CDS encoding DUF294 nucleotidyltransferase-like domain-containing protein encodes MEDGFDNYENLRNMREQQIKHVATNHIELNQFHDQLMTQVVHLAIEKVKKEWGPPPSPFSFFLMGSGGRFEQSLWSDQDHGIVYKKTSDEAQNYFLNLGKEISDGLHTVGYEYCDGNVMASNPLWCKSVEAWKGQLENWMEDESFDAIRHLLIFIDARVLVGSESFIEALKEVIHLKIEEAPYLLKRMLKNTMRLQKGIGVFGQILVETHGSHTGEINLKQTALFPYVNAVRLLALKEKMMNTSTLSRLGALSDHTIGRSNRKHYEEEFRQLLQFRLTYGGNENYEAVHYVKIDALPKEQKKELKDRMKQGIELYHDTTKYFEKGVPK; translated from the coding sequence ATGGAAGATGGTTTCGACAATTATGAAAATCTAAGAAACATGAGAGAGCAACAAATCAAGCATGTTGCCACAAACCATATTGAACTAAATCAATTCCATGATCAGCTGATGACTCAAGTCGTTCATCTTGCAATCGAGAAAGTGAAAAAAGAGTGGGGGCCACCTCCCTCTCCTTTTTCATTTTTTTTAATGGGAAGCGGTGGGCGGTTTGAACAGTCGTTATGGAGTGATCAGGATCATGGCATTGTTTATAAGAAGACGAGCGATGAGGCGCAGAACTATTTTCTTAACCTTGGAAAAGAAATTTCCGATGGCCTCCATACGGTTGGATATGAATATTGTGATGGAAATGTGATGGCGTCTAATCCACTGTGGTGTAAATCTGTTGAAGCGTGGAAAGGACAGCTTGAAAATTGGATGGAGGATGAAAGTTTCGATGCGATCCGTCATTTATTGATTTTTATTGATGCACGAGTGTTGGTAGGGAGTGAATCATTTATTGAAGCGTTAAAAGAAGTGATTCACTTAAAAATCGAAGAGGCGCCATACTTATTAAAAAGGATGTTAAAAAATACGATGCGCCTGCAAAAGGGAATTGGGGTATTTGGCCAAATTCTTGTAGAAACGCACGGGTCGCATACGGGAGAAATCAACTTAAAACAGACGGCTTTATTTCCTTATGTCAATGCAGTAAGACTTCTTGCGTTGAAGGAGAAAATGATGAACACGTCTACGTTATCAAGACTTGGTGCTTTATCAGACCATACGATTGGTCGCTCAAATCGGAAGCATTATGAAGAGGAATTTAGGCAACTTTTACAGTTCCGGCTTACATATGGGGGAAATGAAAATTATGAAGCCGTTCATTATGTGAAGATTGATGCCCTTCCTAAAGAACAGAAGAAAGAGCTAAAGGATAGGATGAAACAAGGCATTGAGCTTTACCACGACACCACAAAGTACTTCGAAAAGGGTGTTCCTAAATGA
- a CDS encoding ammonium transporter, which translates to MDSMFLMNSLWVMVSAVLVILMLGGFILLEAGSTRMKNAGHIAGKTIFTFGIASLVFWAVGYGLIFGEGNAFFGLTDFFYSGYEIEGLGLSAPVFFLFQLAFAGISLTIAFGGFAERAKLTAYILFAVLFSVLVYPVIAHWIWGGGWLAEHGKQDFAGSTVVHLTGAMGAFAATILLKPRIGKYNKDGSPNNIAGHNQVFTALGVLVLWVGWFGFNAGSTLSADAAFFGFVAMNTNLAAGAGAVAALIVAWAVTGKADVPTMLNGALAGLVAITASCAFVDTWGAVVIGLVAGFIVFYSMRFFEKRKIDDPIFALSVHGVAGVWGTLSTGLFATPELATVGQPGLFYGGGFGQLGVQALGVGASGAYAFVVSFILLVIIKKVLNGLRVTEEEEIIGLDLSEHGSYGYPEFLHTGNDSGQQSSSKSG; encoded by the coding sequence ATGGATTCGATGTTTCTGATGAATAGTCTTTGGGTGATGGTTTCAGCAGTACTTGTTATTTTGATGCTAGGTGGCTTCATTTTACTTGAAGCAGGATCAACCCGAATGAAAAATGCTGGCCATATTGCTGGTAAGACGATCTTCACGTTTGGGATTGCCTCATTGGTGTTTTGGGCAGTTGGATATGGATTAATTTTCGGTGAAGGAAATGCGTTCTTCGGTTTAACGGACTTTTTCTATTCAGGTTATGAAATTGAGGGGTTAGGACTTTCGGCACCAGTATTCTTCTTATTCCAGCTAGCGTTCGCAGGGATATCCTTAACGATTGCATTTGGAGGCTTTGCCGAACGCGCGAAGCTAACAGCGTATATTCTGTTTGCGGTATTATTTTCAGTTCTCGTTTATCCTGTGATTGCCCACTGGATTTGGGGCGGTGGCTGGTTAGCTGAGCACGGAAAGCAGGACTTTGCTGGTTCCACGGTTGTACACTTAACAGGTGCAATGGGCGCATTTGCCGCAACGATTCTTTTAAAGCCTCGTATTGGAAAATACAATAAAGATGGTTCTCCAAACAACATTGCTGGACATAACCAGGTATTCACGGCGCTTGGTGTGCTCGTTTTATGGGTCGGTTGGTTCGGGTTTAATGCAGGTAGTACGTTATCCGCTGACGCTGCATTCTTTGGTTTTGTTGCCATGAATACAAACTTAGCAGCAGGTGCAGGAGCCGTTGCCGCTTTAATTGTGGCGTGGGCCGTAACTGGAAAAGCGGATGTGCCAACGATGTTGAACGGTGCGTTAGCAGGATTAGTTGCCATTACAGCATCCTGTGCTTTCGTAGACACGTGGGGAGCGGTAGTCATTGGTTTAGTTGCTGGGTTTATCGTATTCTACAGCATGAGATTCTTTGAAAAACGGAAAATTGATGATCCAATTTTTGCTCTATCTGTTCACGGTGTAGCAGGCGTTTGGGGCACGTTATCAACTGGCTTATTTGCAACACCAGAACTTGCGACGGTTGGTCAACCAGGGCTTTTCTACGGTGGTGGTTTCGGTCAGCTAGGTGTTCAAGCGCTTGGCGTTGGGGCAAGTGGTGCCTATGCCTTTGTTGTCTCGTTTATCCTTCTCGTCATCATTAAGAAAGTGCTTAACGGTTTACGTGTCACCGAAGAAGAAGAGATTATCGGTCTTGATCTTAGTGAGCACGGTAGCTATGGCTATCCAGAGTTTTTGCATACGGGCAACGATTCAGGCCAACAGAGCAGCTCGAAATCAGGTTGA
- a CDS encoding SDR family NAD(P)-dependent oxidoreductase: protein MARLQEKVVIVTGGSGEIGKEAARLFLKEGAKVTLVDINEEALQQTRSELESFGEIISVKADVSKESDVQNYVQETMDRFGKIDVFFNNAGIEGKVAPIIEQKVEDFEKVLSVNVIGVFLGLKHVLPVMTEQNSGSIINTSSVAGLMGSPGVSPYVTSKHGVIGLTKTAALEAAGYQVRVNSIHPSPVEGRMMTSLEEGMNPGKGEEVHKQQTAAIPLQRYGETKDIANLVLFLASDESKFITGSQYRVDGGIGAS from the coding sequence ATGGCACGATTACAAGAAAAAGTCGTAATTGTTACTGGTGGAAGCGGAGAAATTGGTAAAGAAGCCGCGCGTTTGTTTCTAAAAGAGGGGGCAAAAGTCACCCTCGTAGATATTAATGAAGAAGCTCTTCAACAAACGCGGAGTGAATTAGAATCTTTTGGTGAGATCATATCTGTTAAAGCAGATGTTTCAAAAGAATCTGATGTACAAAATTATGTTCAAGAAACGATGGATCGATTTGGGAAAATTGATGTTTTCTTTAACAATGCAGGTATTGAGGGGAAAGTAGCACCTATTATTGAACAAAAAGTGGAGGATTTTGAAAAAGTCTTATCTGTGAATGTCATTGGTGTTTTTCTAGGATTAAAACATGTGCTACCTGTTATGACTGAACAGAACAGCGGTAGTATCATTAATACATCGTCAGTAGCTGGTTTGATGGGGAGCCCAGGAGTGTCTCCTTATGTGACATCAAAGCACGGCGTTATTGGATTAACCAAGACAGCTGCGCTTGAGGCTGCTGGATATCAGGTGCGTGTAAACTCCATACACCCTTCTCCAGTAGAAGGACGTATGATGACCTCACTTGAAGAAGGCATGAACCCAGGAAAAGGGGAAGAGGTGCATAAGCAGCAAACTGCTGCGATTCCTTTACAGCGTTATGGTGAAACGAAAGATATCGCTAATCTTGTTTTATTTCTTGCATCAGACGAAAGTAAATTCATTACAGGAAGTCAGTATAGAGTTGATGGAGGTATAGGGGCAAGCTAA
- a CDS encoding T7SS effector LXG polymorphic toxin: protein MKTLEVDSFLSCIELTLKQLDSQESDIKKIDSAVMEFIQLEEALKGKGGQAIRSFYQDCHIPFLKYYQSTLDEYRNALHNMKNELKAFESSNTATIREDFLKNDLDHSLKKIKTMTTELSNEANTIINSVNDIIMIPTLQDSSVMDQLNSADEKMDQTLEQLHQYDRQQVKNLDGVVDRANDASGYVEQINSMFQSNQISVEGYQPGFLFQKLNQAVQSPGGIATSVQGSINNENSTSNRALDLLLDYEESKNIKSTTKPNEDDSLLNALLDGAIGSIAPLAIMTASHKSGILRIEYTKKKNHYAFKYDRKVLHFLKGRTGPEWTKRSIQKVNKLIKDNHIKEKNLKYSKKNFSGPGKFVDNRTQLTKAKSSLIKLTTGNRPLHENVKNKLIKHSSREMVISKGAFKKVAARTSGVAAVVIGMGTSVKNIFDRWENGENLSGPEQYEANGRIVGEELNKVAGSVAGATTGAYVGAIVGGALSGPFAPFGAAAGAVVGSAIGGAVGEWASKYTKKWASNAGEEIGKVTYKVKESAKDALESVKDTLNESTDKLFGWI, encoded by the coding sequence ATGAAAACATTGGAGGTAGATTCTTTTCTCTCTTGTATTGAATTGACTCTTAAACAATTGGACTCCCAAGAAAGTGATATAAAAAAAATAGATTCTGCTGTAATGGAATTTATTCAGTTAGAAGAGGCTTTAAAAGGTAAGGGCGGGCAGGCCATTCGCTCATTTTATCAAGATTGTCATATACCATTTCTAAAGTATTATCAATCGACTTTAGACGAATATAGAAATGCTTTACATAACATGAAGAATGAATTAAAAGCTTTCGAATCCTCTAATACGGCAACGATTCGGGAGGACTTTCTTAAAAATGATTTAGACCATAGTTTGAAAAAGATCAAAACAATGACAACTGAACTATCAAATGAAGCAAATACAATCATTAACTCAGTAAATGATATTATTATGATTCCGACTTTGCAAGATAGCAGTGTGATGGATCAATTAAACAGCGCAGATGAAAAAATGGATCAAACACTAGAACAATTACATCAGTACGACCGCCAACAGGTAAAAAATTTAGACGGTGTAGTCGATCGTGCTAATGATGCTTCTGGTTACGTCGAGCAAATCAACTCCATGTTTCAGAGTAATCAGATCAGTGTGGAAGGTTACCAGCCCGGCTTCCTTTTTCAGAAATTAAATCAAGCGGTGCAATCACCAGGTGGAATAGCTACTAGTGTGCAAGGAAGTATAAACAATGAAAATTCAACTAGTAATCGTGCATTAGATTTATTACTAGATTACGAAGAAAGTAAAAATATAAAATCAACAACAAAACCAAACGAAGATGACTCGTTGTTGAATGCATTGTTAGATGGAGCAATTGGTTCCATCGCGCCACTAGCCATTATGACGGCTTCACATAAATCTGGTATACTCCGGATTGAATATACTAAGAAAAAGAACCATTATGCTTTTAAATACGATCGGAAAGTCCTTCATTTTCTGAAAGGAAGAACTGGTCCAGAGTGGACAAAAAGGTCCATCCAAAAAGTAAATAAATTAATAAAAGATAATCATATAAAAGAAAAAAACTTAAAATATTCAAAGAAAAATTTCTCTGGCCCTGGCAAATTTGTAGATAATCGTACACAATTAACAAAAGCAAAAAGTTCTCTTATAAAACTAACAACTGGAAATCGCCCTCTTCATGAAAATGTTAAGAATAAGCTCATTAAACACTCCTCTAGAGAAATGGTTATTTCAAAAGGAGCTTTTAAAAAAGTTGCAGCAAGAACTTCGGGTGTTGCTGCGGTTGTAATTGGAATGGGTACATCCGTTAAGAACATTTTTGACAGATGGGAAAATGGAGAAAACCTCAGTGGTCCAGAACAATATGAAGCAAATGGACGGATTGTTGGGGAGGAATTAAATAAAGTTGCTGGTAGTGTCGCCGGAGCGACGACAGGAGCCTATGTAGGAGCCATTGTAGGAGGTGCCCTTTCTGGCCCCTTCGCACCATTTGGAGCAGCAGCTGGTGCAGTTGTTGGTAGTGCAATAGGTGGTGCGGTTGGCGAATGGGCTTCCAAATACACAAAAAAATGGGCAAGTAATGCAGGCGAAGAGATTGGTAAAGTAACGTATAAAGTCAAAGAGTCTGCAAAAGATGCATTAGAGAGTGTTAAAGATACATTGAATGAATCAACAGATAAGTTATTCGGGTGGATATAA
- a CDS encoding putative bifunctional diguanylate cyclase/phosphodiesterase yields MSNELTLNQAFQLASYGVSLYECIDKEDYKLVYFNNISKGIWGFSETSINQIVSLNNDTSEQMKEFFRNRSSLLNEESKVEMKSLIVGEEGSELEIYSSKIVYNKRDYMLELIKRTNPRRKALNQEEDMEAFLYDKQLNLPKSFIFMDRLKHALSQVTRSNFMVTVIMISMSELDEVEINYGKIIMSELIMILSNKLQSILRQGDTTSKFSDHKFGVILSNTTISEVNMINKRIIDTLSKPIQIDEYEFMFNVRTGIATFTKGSNKNARELVREAKNNIQKIKNISSHEYLRENEAEFSILLKRAMDAEALEVYYQPQYHLSSGKVVSAEALLRWRHPEIGYISPVDFIPLAEEVGLINKLGFYVIEKVANDIRYLTKDNLQVKIGINLSVRQLLLKDKFIKKVKLLLNDIEVKLIEFEITESLIGEDSLINYIQELKELGYSIALDDFGSERSNLARVSVLPLDVIKLDNSFMLNIESDAKKRIIVTSIIHMAHQLGLKVVVEGVENKNQFDKVAHMKADIIQGNFISTPVGITSLRNKLKEQEKINEN; encoded by the coding sequence GTGAGTAACGAATTAACTCTTAATCAAGCGTTTCAGCTTGCTAGTTATGGGGTTTCGCTATATGAATGTATAGACAAAGAGGATTACAAATTAGTTTACTTTAATAACATTTCAAAAGGGATCTGGGGGTTTTCAGAAACTAGTATTAACCAAATAGTCAGCTTAAACAATGATACATCTGAACAAATGAAAGAATTTTTTAGAAATAGATCTTCGCTTTTAAATGAAGAAAGTAAAGTGGAAATGAAAAGTTTGATAGTAGGTGAAGAGGGTTCGGAGTTAGAAATCTATTCATCAAAAATCGTCTATAACAAAAGGGATTATATGCTTGAATTAATTAAGCGTACAAATCCAAGAAGGAAAGCTTTAAATCAAGAAGAAGACATGGAAGCTTTTTTATATGATAAGCAGCTTAACCTACCGAAAAGTTTTATCTTTATGGATCGCTTAAAGCATGCTCTTTCTCAAGTTACTCGTTCGAATTTCATGGTAACAGTCATTATGATTAGTATGAGCGAATTAGATGAGGTAGAAATAAATTATGGAAAAATCATTATGAGCGAATTAATAATGATTTTGTCTAATAAGTTACAATCAATTCTTCGGCAAGGGGATACGACATCTAAATTTAGTGATCATAAGTTTGGCGTTATATTATCCAATACTACGATAAGTGAAGTAAATATGATAAATAAGAGAATTATAGATACTCTATCAAAACCAATCCAAATTGACGAATATGAGTTCATGTTTAACGTGAGGACAGGGATCGCTACTTTTACCAAAGGTAGCAATAAGAATGCTCGTGAATTGGTCAGAGAGGCTAAAAATAATATACAAAAAATAAAAAACATAAGTAGTCATGAATATTTAAGAGAGAATGAAGCAGAGTTTTCAATCCTTTTAAAAAGAGCCATGGATGCAGAAGCGCTTGAAGTATATTATCAACCGCAATATCACCTTTCAAGTGGAAAAGTTGTTTCGGCTGAAGCCTTACTTCGGTGGCGTCATCCAGAAATAGGGTATATCTCTCCAGTTGATTTTATTCCTCTGGCGGAAGAAGTAGGGCTCATTAATAAACTTGGATTTTATGTAATTGAGAAGGTTGCAAATGACATAAGGTACCTAACTAAAGATAACCTGCAAGTTAAGATTGGAATCAATCTTTCAGTTAGACAGCTGTTATTGAAAGATAAATTCATTAAAAAAGTAAAACTGCTACTAAACGATATCGAGGTGAAGTTAATTGAATTCGAAATTACAGAGAGTTTAATTGGAGAAGATAGTCTCATCAACTATATTCAGGAATTAAAAGAATTAGGTTATTCAATAGCTTTAGATGATTTTGGATCAGAGCGATCGAATCTTGCTCGAGTATCAGTCCTACCGCTCGATGTCATTAAATTAGATAACAGCTTTATGTTAAATATTGAATCAGATGCTAAAAAACGAATAATCGTAACGTCTATTATTCACATGGCACATCAGTTGGGTTTAAAAGTTGTGGTTGAGGGAGTAGAGAATAAGAATCAATTTGATAAAGTTGCACATATGAAGGCAGATATCATTCAAGGGAATTTTATTTCAACCCCTGTGGGGATTACTTCATTACGAAATAAACTAAAAGAGCAGGAGAAAATAAATGAAAACTAA
- a CDS encoding M14 family zinc carboxypeptidase, which translates to MKKKIFTLTLSAVIASTTIAGVPSLAQGNGPDVNGKETVQTAMLTTYEEMSNFLVKENQKQENMDLEVIGKTTKERDIYLVKYITNPENPTILFLTQQHGNEALTTEGALDYIRHLGSNSQGNQELLENVNILILPMYNADGAMGDVNFELANYLASGRNLTRYNADRLDLNRDHVNKVAPETKALHENVLSKYNIDYMIDFHHQGTQEEYDGKPTSGSLLTPQSSEVTQEVKEQSKQLATVLYQGLESKGWSHVFKYDEPTQNPNVASNAMALQYDIPVILFEMRGMADGNYEPYVLGQKSNGYLIKQAFLAMSTTAEAIADRSINQADPAVYDHLPEQIYNY; encoded by the coding sequence TTGAAAAAGAAAATTTTCACCTTAACACTTTCTGCCGTTATTGCTAGCACTACAATTGCAGGCGTCCCTTCATTAGCACAAGGAAATGGTCCGGATGTGAACGGAAAAGAAACGGTTCAAACAGCGATGTTAACGACTTATGAAGAGATGTCTAACTTTCTAGTGAAAGAGAATCAAAAACAAGAGAATATGGATCTGGAGGTTATCGGAAAGACGACCAAGGAGCGCGATATCTATCTAGTCAAATACATAACGAATCCAGAAAATCCTACGATTCTATTTCTCACACAGCAGCATGGGAACGAAGCGCTCACGACAGAAGGGGCGCTAGATTATATTCGTCACCTTGGTTCAAATAGTCAGGGTAATCAAGAACTGCTTGAGAATGTGAATATTTTAATACTCCCAATGTACAATGCGGATGGTGCGATGGGAGATGTGAATTTTGAGCTTGCAAATTATTTAGCTAGTGGGCGCAATTTAACGAGGTATAATGCCGATAGACTCGATCTTAATCGCGATCATGTGAATAAAGTAGCTCCTGAAACAAAGGCTTTACACGAAAATGTGCTATCGAAGTATAACATTGATTATATGATCGATTTCCATCACCAGGGCACGCAAGAAGAGTATGATGGAAAGCCAACATCAGGATCGCTTTTAACGCCGCAAAGTTCTGAGGTCACACAAGAAGTAAAAGAACAATCAAAACAATTAGCGACTGTTCTCTACCAGGGACTAGAGTCAAAGGGATGGTCTCATGTATTCAAGTATGATGAGCCAACCCAAAATCCAAATGTGGCTTCGAATGCCATGGCTCTCCAATATGATATTCCCGTCATACTATTTGAAATGAGAGGGATGGCAGACGGAAACTATGAGCCATACGTCCTTGGACAGAAATCAAATGGGTACCTCATAAAACAGGCTTTTCTTGCGATGAGCACAACGGCCGAGGCGATTGCAGATCGTTCTATTAATCAGGCAGATCCGGCGGTTTATGATCATTTGCCGGAGCAGATTTATAACTACTAG